The proteins below come from a single Panicum hallii strain FIL2 chromosome 7, PHallii_v3.1, whole genome shotgun sequence genomic window:
- the LOC112901274 gene encoding plant UBX domain-containing protein 7, which translates to MAGDPPTAAEKEALVSSFLEIAAGQTPDTATQFLQMTSWHLEEALQLFYIDGESALASHPAAPSAAAAAASAAAAAAGVEEALRFAPPPAAALGDPMLHGLGVGEDDDVRAPLPVKRETLYGDGPVSVLRPNTTVAFRNFEQEARQSAVWDSDPNATSSSHDNLASLYRPPFSLMFNGPFDKAKLEASSLDKWLLINLQSTEEFSSHMLNRDTWGNEAVAQLIRSNFIFWQVYHDTSEGRKVCTYYNLVSIPAVLLIDPITGQKMRGWNGMVHPDRLLEDLLPYLDKGPKEHHAAQPQKRPRKVDQETPMGKQGKTTVEDEDEELARAVAASLEDNKEVAEGSDATDDMAEAEPEEENGTSLNIKLDYPPLPEEPTGSRDLLCRVAIRLPNNRRIQRNFLHTDPIKLLWSFCATQVEDGEKRAFHFVQPIPGASKNLEFASDLTFKEAGLANSMINLSWD; encoded by the exons ATGGCCGGCGATCCCCCGACGGCCGCGGAGAAGGAGGCCCTGGTCTCCTCCTTCCTCGAGATCGCCGCCGGCCAGACTCCCGACACTGCCACCCAGTTCCTCCAG ATGACGAGCTGGCACCTGGAGGAGGCGCTGCAGCTGTTCTACATAGACGGCGAGTCCGCCCTCGCGTCGCATCCGGCGGCCCCATCTgccgcggctgctgctgcttcggcggcggcggcggcggccggagtgGAGGAGGCGTTGAG GTTCGCGCCACCCCCAGCGGCTGCACTGGGCGATCCGATGTTGCATGGACTCGGGGTTGGGGAGGACGACGACGTCCGCGCGCCGCTGCCTGTGAAGCGGGAGACTCTCTATGGCGACGGCCCTGTGTCTGT CCTGCGACCTAATACAACGGTTGCATTTCGTAACTTTGAACAAGAGGCAAGACAATCTGCTGTTTGGGATTCTGATCCGAATGCTACATCTAGTTCTCATGATAATCTCGCTTCTTTGTACCGTCCACCTTTTTCTTTGATGTTCAATGGACCATTTGATAAG GCAAAATTAGAGGCTTCTTCTCTGGACAAATGGCTGTTAATCAATTTGCAGTCGACGGAGGAATTCAGCTCTCACATG CTTAATCGAGACACTTGGGGAAATGAAGCGGTGGCCCAATTAATTCggtcaaattttattttctGGCAG GTTTATCATGACACCAGTGAGGGGAGGAAGGTATGCACCTACTACAATTTGGTATCCATTCCTGCTGTACTCCTGATTGACCCCATCACTGGGCAAAAAATGCGTGGTTGGAATGGAATGGTTCACCCAGACCGTCTGCTTGAG GATCTGCTGCCTTACCTGGATAAAGGCCCAAAGGAGCACCATGCAGCTCAACCACAAAAGCGCCCAAGGAAAGTTGATCAGGAAACTCCTATGGGAAAACAAG GCAAAACAACTGTAGAGGATGAGGATGAAGAACTAGCACGGGCAGTAGCAGCTTCCCTGGAGGACAATAAAGAAGTCGCTGAAGGATCAGATGCTACAGATGACATGGCTGAAGCTGAACCGGAGGAAGAAAATGGGACCAGCTTAAATATCAAGTTGGATTATCCTCCTCTCCCTGAAGAACCTACCGGAAGCAGGGACCTTCTCTGCAGGGTTGCGATTCGGCTACCGAACAATCGGAGGATACAAAGAAATTTTCTTCACACAGATCCTATTAAG CTCCTATGGTCATTCTGTGCTACTCAGGTTGAGGATGGAGAGAAGCGGGCTTTCCACTTTGTGCAGCCCATTCCTGGAGCATCCAAGAACCTGGAGTTTGCAAGTGATCTGACTTTTAAAGAAGCTGGATTGGCCAACTCAATGATCAACCTCTCGTGGGACTGA
- the LOC112901337 gene encoding trihelix transcription factor ASR3-like yields MSANTVAKATAAPMSGSSDPSPSSSAAASPLALLRPHPHAHAHAGHLTPPSPASGGPAPPPPSPASAPRDYRKGNWTLHETLILITAKRLDDDRRAGAGGAAHGHGHGSPTTPRSAEQRWKWVENYCWNHGCLRSQNQCNDKWDNLLRDYKKVRDYESRTAAAATATAAATGGGGGTGALPSYWSMERHERKDRNLPTNLAPEVFDALTDVLSRRAARRGGAAIAAAPPPQLALPPPPPPPPPPPAPPSPPKPLVAQPRAPPPPPLPLPTAVAPPATSVSAEELTGSSESGEDEDGSEEEEGEEPEPKRRRLNRLSSSVVRSATVLARTLVACEEKRERRHREVLELEERRLRLEEQRTEVRRQGFAGLISAVNSLSTAINALVSDHRSGDSASR; encoded by the exons ATGTCGGCCAACACCGTGGccaaggcgacggcggcgcccaTGTCCGGGTCATCCGACCCCTCGCCGTCCTCGTCCGCCGCGGCGTCCCCGCTCGCGCTGCTCCGCCCGCACCCGCACGCCCACGCCCATGCGGGACACCtgacgccgccctcgccggcgtccgggggccccgcgccgccgccgccatccccggcGTCCGCGCCACGGGACTACCGCAAGGGCAACTGGACCCTCCACGAGACGCTCATCCTCATCACGGCCAAGCGGCTGGACGACGACCGCCGGGCCGGCGCTGGCGGGGCCgcccacggccacggccacgggtcGCCCACGACGCCGCGGTCGGCGGAGCAGCGGTGGAAGTGGGTGGAGAACTACTGCTGGAACCACGGCTGCCTGCGCAGCCAGAACCAGTGCAACGACAAGTGGGACAACCTCCTGCGCGACTACAAGAAGGTCCGCGACTACGAGTCCCGCACCGCCGCGgctgccaccgccaccgccgcggcgaccggcggcggcggcggcacgggcgCCCTCCCGTCCTACTGGTCCATGGAGCGGCACGAGCGCAAGGACCGCAACCTCCCCACCAACCTGGCGCCCGAGGTGTTCGACGCGCTGACGGACGTGCtctcccgccgcgccgcgcggcgcgggggcgcggcgaTCGCGGCCGCCCCGCCACCCCAgctcgcgctgccgccgcccccgcccccgcccccgcctccaCCAGCGCCGCCATCCCCGCCGAAGCCCCTCGTCGCGcagccccgcgccccgccgccgcctcccctgccgcttccgacggcggtggcgccgccggcgacgtcggTTTCCG CTGAGGAGCTGACGGGGTCGTCGGAGTCCGGCGAGGATGAGGACGggtcggaggaggaggagggcgaggagcCGGAGCCGAAGCGGCGGCGTCTGAACCGCCTGAGCTCGAGCGTGGTGCGCAGCGCGACGGTGCTGGCGCGCACCCTGGTGGCGTGCGAGGAGAAGCGGGAGCGGCGGCACCGGGAGGTCCTGGAGCTGGAggagcggcggctgcggctggaGGAGCAGCGCACGGAGGTGCGGCGCCAGGGCTTCGCGGGCCTCATCTCCGCAGTCAACAGCCTCTCCACCGCCATCAACGCGCTCGTCTCCGACCACCGCAGCGGCGACTCCGCCTCCCGGTGA
- the LOC112900149 gene encoding probable adenylate kinase 6, chloroplastic, whose amino-acid sequence MAGISRAIRACAAASRRSLAAASAAALPKEAPAAGVRAPAAATGRKGRDREDGRRVQWVFLGCPGVGKGTYASRLSQLLDVPHIATGDLVRDALAAPGPFSMQLAEIVNHGKLVSDEIIINLLSRRLEEGEEKGELGFILDGFPRTIRQAEILEGVTDIDLVINLKLREEALLAKCLGRRMCSQCGGNFNVASIDIEGENGGPRMYMPPLLPPPQCESKLITRADDTEEVVKERLRVYHDLTEPVEEFYRARGKLLEFNLPGGIPESWPKLLEALNIEGPDNERSAAA is encoded by the exons ATGGCGGGGATCTCTCGCGCGATCCGggcctgcgccgccgcgtcccGGCGGAGCCTGGCTGCCgcttcggcggcggcgctgccgaaGGAGGCGCCTGCGGCTGGGGTgcgagcgccggcggcggcgaccgggCGCAAGGGGCGGGATCGGGAGGACGGGAGGCGCGTGCAGTGGGTGTTCCTGGGGTGCCCCGGGGTGGGCAAGGGAACCTACGCCAGCCGCCTCTCGCAGCTGCTCGACGTACCGCACATCGCCACCGGCGACCTCGTCCGCGACGCGCTCGCGGCCCCTGGTCCCTTCTCCATGCAG CTTGCTGAGATTGTCAATCATGGAAAACTGGTGTCTGATGAGATCATCATAAATCTTCTGTCAAGACGCCTGGAagagggagaagagaagggTGAATTGGGATTCATCCTTGATGGCTTTCCTCGGACCATAAGACAAGCG GAAATACTTGAAGGAGTCACAGATATTGATTTGGTGATCAATCTCAAGCTCCGAGAGGAAGCCCTGCTTGCAAAATGCCTTGGTAGAAGGATGTGCAGCCAGTGTGGAGGAAACTTCAATGTGGCCTCCATTGATATTGAGGGTGAGAATGGTGGACCTCGAATGTACATGCCTCCGCTGCTGCCTCCTCCACAGTGTGAATCAAAGCTAATTACTAGAGCAGATGATACTGAAGAGGTGGTAAAGGAGCGATTACGGGTGTACCACGATCTG ACTGAACCAGTGGAGGAATTCTACAGAGCACGTGGGAAACTCTTGGAGTTCAATCTACCTGGTGGAATACCCGAATCCTGGCCGAAGTTATTGGAAGCCTTGAATATAGAAGGCCCTGACAATGAGAGATCTGCCGCAGCATAA
- the LOC112900151 gene encoding probable polyamine oxidase 2: protein MDPNSLKTGGLLLPTIERRCTSPPSVIVIGGGISGVAAARALSNSSFKVTVLESRDRIGGRVHTDYSFGCPIDMGASWLHGVCNENSLAPLIGYLGLRLYRTSDDNSVLYDHDLESYALFDKDGNQVPKDTVDKVGETFERILEETVKVRDEQEHDMPLLQAISIVFERHPHLKLEGLSDQVLQWCVCRLEAWFAADADEISLKNWDQERVLTGGHGLMVNGYYPVIEALAQGLDIRLNQRVTKIARQYNGVKVTTEDGTNYFADACIITVPLGVLKANIIKFEPELPPWKCSAIADLGVGIENKIAMHFDRVFWPNVEVLGIVGPTPKACGYFLNLHKATGNPVLVYMAAGRFAQEVEKLSDKEAVDLVVSHLKKMLPDATEPTQYLVSRWGSDPNTLGSYSCDLVGKPADVCARFSAPVENLYFAGEAASAEHSGSVHGAYSSGLAAAEECRKRLLTQKGVPDLVQVAAWEVVAGVVAPLQICRT from the exons ATGGATCCCAATAGCCTCAAAACTGGAG GCCTTCTGCTCCCAACCATTGAAAGGCGGTGCACATCGCCTCCATCAGTCATCGTGATCGGCGGTGGCATCTCGGGCGTGGCAGCTGCTCGTGCTCTCTCCAATTCTTCATTCAAG GTGACTGTTCTGGAGTCCAGAGATCGTATTGGTGGACGTGTTCATACTGATTACTCATTTGGATGCCCAATTGATATGGGAGCCTCATG GCTGCACGGTGTGTGTAATGAGAATTCTCTGGCACCATTGATCGGATATCTCGGGCTAAGGTTATATCGCACCAGCGATGACAACTCTGTTCTGTATGATCATGATTTAGAAAG CTATGCTCTCTTTGATAAGGATGGCAATCAGGTCCCAAAGGATACAGTCGATAAAGTTGGAGAAACATTCGAAAGAATTCTTGAAGAG ACGGTAAAAGTGCGTGATGAGCAGGAACATGACATGCCCCTTCTACAGGCAATTTCTATTGTGTTTGAGAGGCACCCCCATCTAAA GCTGGAAGGGCTATCTGATCAGGTCCTGCAATGGTGTGTCTGCAGGCTCGAGGCATGGTTTGCTGCAGATGCAGATGAAATATCTCTGAAAAATTGGGATCAG GAGCGTGTTCTTACTGGTGGTCATGGACTGATGGTAAATGGATATTATCCTGTTATTGAGGCCCTTGCTCAAGGTCTTGACATCAGGCTTAATCAAAG GGTCACCAAAATTGCCCGGCAATACAATGGAGTTAAGGTCACTACTGAAGACGGCACGAACTACTTTGCTGACGCTTGCATAATCACTGTGCCGCTCGGTGTGCTCAAGGCAAACATAATCAAGTTCGAGCCTGAACTGCCCCCATGGAAGTGCTCTGCCATCGCGGACCTCGGTGTTGGCATCGAGAACAAGATCGCCATGCACTTCGACAGAGTCTTCTGGCCCAACGTTGAGGTCCTGGGAATAGTTGGCCCGACGCCTAAAGCTTGTGGATACTTCCTGAACCTCCACAAGGCCACTGGCAATCCGGTCCTCGTGTACATGGCTGCTGGAAGGTTCGCCCAGGAAGTGGAGAAACTGTCGGACAAGGAAGCTGTCGATCTGGTCGTTTCTCACCTGAAGAAGATGCTTCCAGATGCCACTGAACCT ACGCAGTACTTGGTTTCACGCTGGGGCTCTGACCCGAACACTCTGGGATCCTATTCGTGCGACCTGGTCGGGAAGCCGGCCGACGTGTGCGCGAGGTTCTCCGCCCCCGTGGAGAACCTGTACTTCGCCGGTGAGGCGGCCAGCGCCGAGCACTCGGGTTCCGTGCACGGCGCGTACTCGTCGGgtctcgccgccgccgaggaaTGTAGGAAGCGCCTCCTGACGCAGAAGGGCGTCCCGGACCTCGTCCAGGTCGCGGCTTGGGAGGTGGTGGCCGGAGTTGTGGCTCCCCTGCAGATTTGCAGGACCTGA
- the LOC112900150 gene encoding probable polyamine oxidase 4 isoform X1, with the protein MDQPPNGFAAGGFFKHIDGQNSSPPSVIVIGGGISGIAAARALSNASFKVTLLESRDRLGGRVHTDYSFGCPIDMGASWLHGVCNENSLAPLIRMLGLRLYRTSGDNSVLYDHDLESYALFDKNGQQVPQEIVTKVGEIFEKILKETVKVRDEHANDMALIQAMAIVLDRNPHLKLEGLEYEVLQWCICRLEAWFATDTDNISLKNWDQEHVLTGGHGLMVNGYDPVIKALARDLDIHLNHRVTKIIQRYNKVIVCVEDGASFVADAAIITVPLGVLKANIIKFEPELPNEKLSAIADLGVGIENKIALKFNTVFWPNVEVLGRVAPTSNACGYFLNLHKATGNPVLVCMVAGRFAYEIEKLSDEESVNFVMFQLRKMLPEATEPVQYLVSRWGSDPNSLGSYSCDLVGKPSDLYERFCAPVGNLFFAGEAACIDHSGSVHGAYSSGIAAAEDCRRRLSTQLGISDLFQVGKIAMREEMTEVMVPFQISRL; encoded by the exons ATGGACCAGCCACCGAATGGCTTCGCCGCCGGAG GTTTTTTCAAGCACATTGATGGGCAAAACTCTTCTCCCCCTTCTGTAATCGTAATAGGGGGAGGGATTTCAGGCATTGCAGCCGCTCGTGCTTTGTCGAATGCTTCATTTAAG GTCACACTTTTAGAGTCGAGGGACCGACTTGGTGGCCGTGTGCACACTGACTATTCTTTTGGATGTCCAATTGATATGGGTGCATCTTG GTTGCATGGTGTATGCAATGAGAATTCTTTGGCGCCATTGATTAGGATGCTTGGGCTTAGATTATATCGCACAAGTGGTGATAACTCCGTGTTGTATGACCATGATTTAGAGAG TTATGCCCTATTTGATAAAAATGGTCAGCAAGTTCCCCAGGAGATTGTTACCAAAGTTGGGGAGATATTTGAGAAAATTCTTAAGGAG ACAGTCAAAGTAAGAGATGAACATGCAAACGACATGGCTCTTATTCAAGCTATGGCAATTGTGCTTGACAGGAATCCACATCTTAA GCTGGAGGGCCTGGAATATGAAGTGCTGCAGTGGTGTATATGTAGACTGGAGGCATGGTTCGCAACAGACACGGATAATATATCTCTGAAGAACTGGGATCAG GAACATGTGCTTACTGGTGGCCATGGTCTTATGGTGAATGGCTATGATCCTGTCATCAAAGCTCTCGCTCGAGATCTTGATATTCACCTCAACCACAG GGTCACAAAGATCATCCAGCGTTATAATAAGGTTATTGTTTGTGTGGAAGATGGGGCAAGTTTTGTTGCAGATGCTGCCATAATAACTGTCCCTCTCGGGGTACTTAAGGCAAATATTATCAAGTTTGAACCTGAGCTACCAAATGAGAAACTTTCAGCAATCGCAGATCTTGGCGTCGGCATTGAGAACAAGATAGCTCTCAAGTTCAACACTGTATTTTGGCCCAATGTAGAAGTACTAGGTAGGGTTGCCCCAACATCTAATGCCTGTGGTTACTTTCTGAACCTTCACAAAGCCACAGGAAATCCAGTTCTGGTATGCATGGTAGCTGGAAGATTTGCATACGAAATCGAGAAGCTATCAGATGAAGAATCTGTGAACTTTGTTATGTTCCAGCTCAGGAAAATGCTACCAGAGGCAACTGAACCG GTTCAGTATCTGGTTTCACGGTGGGGCAGTGACCCAAACTCACTCGGTTCCTACTCGTGCGACCTAGTAGGGAAACCATCTGACTTGTATGAAAGATTCTGCGCTCCGGTGGGCAACCTGTTTTTCGCTGGGGAGGCCGCCTGCATCGACCACTCTGGGTCAGTGCATGGAGCTTATTCTTCAGGCATTGCTGCTGCAGAGGACTGCCGAAGGCGTCTCTCGACGCAGCTAGGCATCTCTGACCTGTTCCAGGTCGGGAAGATTGCTATGAGGGAGGAGATGACTGAAGTCATGGTTCCCTTCCAGATATCCAGGCTGTAA
- the LOC112900150 gene encoding probable polyamine oxidase 4 isoform X2: MEHLLCAYSGFFKHIDGQNSSPPSVIVIGGGISGIAAARALSNASFKVTLLESRDRLGGRVHTDYSFGCPIDMGASWLHGVCNENSLAPLIRMLGLRLYRTSGDNSVLYDHDLESYALFDKNGQQVPQEIVTKVGEIFEKILKETVKVRDEHANDMALIQAMAIVLDRNPHLKLEGLEYEVLQWCICRLEAWFATDTDNISLKNWDQEHVLTGGHGLMVNGYDPVIKALARDLDIHLNHRVTKIIQRYNKVIVCVEDGASFVADAAIITVPLGVLKANIIKFEPELPNEKLSAIADLGVGIENKIALKFNTVFWPNVEVLGRVAPTSNACGYFLNLHKATGNPVLVCMVAGRFAYEIEKLSDEESVNFVMFQLRKMLPEATEPVQYLVSRWGSDPNSLGSYSCDLVGKPSDLYERFCAPVGNLFFAGEAACIDHSGSVHGAYSSGIAAAEDCRRRLSTQLGISDLFQVGKIAMREEMTEVMVPFQISRL; this comes from the exons ATGGAGCATTTGCTATGTGCTTATTCAG GTTTTTTCAAGCACATTGATGGGCAAAACTCTTCTCCCCCTTCTGTAATCGTAATAGGGGGAGGGATTTCAGGCATTGCAGCCGCTCGTGCTTTGTCGAATGCTTCATTTAAG GTCACACTTTTAGAGTCGAGGGACCGACTTGGTGGCCGTGTGCACACTGACTATTCTTTTGGATGTCCAATTGATATGGGTGCATCTTG GTTGCATGGTGTATGCAATGAGAATTCTTTGGCGCCATTGATTAGGATGCTTGGGCTTAGATTATATCGCACAAGTGGTGATAACTCCGTGTTGTATGACCATGATTTAGAGAG TTATGCCCTATTTGATAAAAATGGTCAGCAAGTTCCCCAGGAGATTGTTACCAAAGTTGGGGAGATATTTGAGAAAATTCTTAAGGAG ACAGTCAAAGTAAGAGATGAACATGCAAACGACATGGCTCTTATTCAAGCTATGGCAATTGTGCTTGACAGGAATCCACATCTTAA GCTGGAGGGCCTGGAATATGAAGTGCTGCAGTGGTGTATATGTAGACTGGAGGCATGGTTCGCAACAGACACGGATAATATATCTCTGAAGAACTGGGATCAG GAACATGTGCTTACTGGTGGCCATGGTCTTATGGTGAATGGCTATGATCCTGTCATCAAAGCTCTCGCTCGAGATCTTGATATTCACCTCAACCACAG GGTCACAAAGATCATCCAGCGTTATAATAAGGTTATTGTTTGTGTGGAAGATGGGGCAAGTTTTGTTGCAGATGCTGCCATAATAACTGTCCCTCTCGGGGTACTTAAGGCAAATATTATCAAGTTTGAACCTGAGCTACCAAATGAGAAACTTTCAGCAATCGCAGATCTTGGCGTCGGCATTGAGAACAAGATAGCTCTCAAGTTCAACACTGTATTTTGGCCCAATGTAGAAGTACTAGGTAGGGTTGCCCCAACATCTAATGCCTGTGGTTACTTTCTGAACCTTCACAAAGCCACAGGAAATCCAGTTCTGGTATGCATGGTAGCTGGAAGATTTGCATACGAAATCGAGAAGCTATCAGATGAAGAATCTGTGAACTTTGTTATGTTCCAGCTCAGGAAAATGCTACCAGAGGCAACTGAACCG GTTCAGTATCTGGTTTCACGGTGGGGCAGTGACCCAAACTCACTCGGTTCCTACTCGTGCGACCTAGTAGGGAAACCATCTGACTTGTATGAAAGATTCTGCGCTCCGGTGGGCAACCTGTTTTTCGCTGGGGAGGCCGCCTGCATCGACCACTCTGGGTCAGTGCATGGAGCTTATTCTTCAGGCATTGCTGCTGCAGAGGACTGCCGAAGGCGTCTCTCGACGCAGCTAGGCATCTCTGACCTGTTCCAGGTCGGGAAGATTGCTATGAGGGAGGAGATGACTGAAGTCATGGTTCCCTTCCAGATATCCAGGCTGTAA
- the LOC112900150 gene encoding probable polyamine oxidase 4 isoform X3, giving the protein MLHLRLHGVCNENSLAPLIRMLGLRLYRTSGDNSVLYDHDLESYALFDKNGQQVPQEIVTKVGEIFEKILKETVKVRDEHANDMALIQAMAIVLDRNPHLKLEGLEYEVLQWCICRLEAWFATDTDNISLKNWDQEHVLTGGHGLMVNGYDPVIKALARDLDIHLNHRVTKIIQRYNKVIVCVEDGASFVADAAIITVPLGVLKANIIKFEPELPNEKLSAIADLGVGIENKIALKFNTVFWPNVEVLGRVAPTSNACGYFLNLHKATGNPVLVCMVAGRFAYEIEKLSDEESVNFVMFQLRKMLPEATEPVQYLVSRWGSDPNSLGSYSCDLVGKPSDLYERFCAPVGNLFFAGEAACIDHSGSVHGAYSSGIAAAEDCRRRLSTQLGISDLFQVGKIAMREEMTEVMVPFQISRL; this is encoded by the exons ATGCTTCATTTAAG GTTGCATGGTGTATGCAATGAGAATTCTTTGGCGCCATTGATTAGGATGCTTGGGCTTAGATTATATCGCACAAGTGGTGATAACTCCGTGTTGTATGACCATGATTTAGAGAG TTATGCCCTATTTGATAAAAATGGTCAGCAAGTTCCCCAGGAGATTGTTACCAAAGTTGGGGAGATATTTGAGAAAATTCTTAAGGAG ACAGTCAAAGTAAGAGATGAACATGCAAACGACATGGCTCTTATTCAAGCTATGGCAATTGTGCTTGACAGGAATCCACATCTTAA GCTGGAGGGCCTGGAATATGAAGTGCTGCAGTGGTGTATATGTAGACTGGAGGCATGGTTCGCAACAGACACGGATAATATATCTCTGAAGAACTGGGATCAG GAACATGTGCTTACTGGTGGCCATGGTCTTATGGTGAATGGCTATGATCCTGTCATCAAAGCTCTCGCTCGAGATCTTGATATTCACCTCAACCACAG GGTCACAAAGATCATCCAGCGTTATAATAAGGTTATTGTTTGTGTGGAAGATGGGGCAAGTTTTGTTGCAGATGCTGCCATAATAACTGTCCCTCTCGGGGTACTTAAGGCAAATATTATCAAGTTTGAACCTGAGCTACCAAATGAGAAACTTTCAGCAATCGCAGATCTTGGCGTCGGCATTGAGAACAAGATAGCTCTCAAGTTCAACACTGTATTTTGGCCCAATGTAGAAGTACTAGGTAGGGTTGCCCCAACATCTAATGCCTGTGGTTACTTTCTGAACCTTCACAAAGCCACAGGAAATCCAGTTCTGGTATGCATGGTAGCTGGAAGATTTGCATACGAAATCGAGAAGCTATCAGATGAAGAATCTGTGAACTTTGTTATGTTCCAGCTCAGGAAAATGCTACCAGAGGCAACTGAACCG GTTCAGTATCTGGTTTCACGGTGGGGCAGTGACCCAAACTCACTCGGTTCCTACTCGTGCGACCTAGTAGGGAAACCATCTGACTTGTATGAAAGATTCTGCGCTCCGGTGGGCAACCTGTTTTTCGCTGGGGAGGCCGCCTGCATCGACCACTCTGGGTCAGTGCATGGAGCTTATTCTTCAGGCATTGCTGCTGCAGAGGACTGCCGAAGGCGTCTCTCGACGCAGCTAGGCATCTCTGACCTGTTCCAGGTCGGGAAGATTGCTATGAGGGAGGAGATGACTGAAGTCATGGTTCCCTTCCAGATATCCAGGCTGTAA
- the LOC112900435 gene encoding protein DJ-1 homolog D — translation MAAKKVLLLCGDYMEDYEVMVPFQALQAYGVSVAAVCPGKKAGDVCRTAVHQGIGHQTYSETRGHNFALNASFDEITANGYDGLVIPGGRAPEYLAMDEKVLDLVRKFSDAKKPIASVCHGQLILAAAGVVQNRTCTAYPAVKPVLVAAGAKWDEPDTMAKCTVDGNLITAATYDSHPEFISLFVKALGGSVAGSDKKILFLCGDYMEDYEVMVPFQSLQALGCHVNAVCPDKGAGEKCPTAIHDFEGDQTYSEKPGHDFTLTASFESVDASSYDALVIPGGRAPEYLALNDKVISLVKDFSDKGKPIASICHGQQILSAAGVLKGKKCTAYPAVKLNVVLGGGTWLEPDPIHRCFTDGNLVTGAAWPGHPEFVSQLMALLGIKVSF, via the exons ATGGCGGCGAAGAAGGTGCTCCTGCTCTGCGGCGACTACATGGAGGACTACGAG GTCATGGTCCCGTTCCAAGCGCTGCAAGCGTACGGGGTCTCTGTGGCTGCCGTCTGCCCCGGCAAGAAGGCCGGCGACGTCTGCCGCACCGCCGTCCATCAGGGGATCGGCCACCAG ACATACTCTGAGACAAGAGGACATAATTTCGCACTAAATGCTTCATTTGATGAGATTACTGCCAATGGATATGATGGATTGGTAATCCCTGGAGGACGTGCACCAGAATACCTTGCAATGGATGAAAAGGTGCTTGACTTAGTCAGAAAGTTCTCTGATGCTAAGAAGCCTATTGCATCAGTTTGCCATGGACAGTTGATTCTGGCAGCAGCAGGAGTAGTTCAGAACCGTACCTGCACAGCATATCCAGCTGTTAAACCAGTTTTGGTTGCTGCTGGTGCTAAGTGGGACGAACCTGACACCATGGCAAAATGCACTGTTGATGGCAACCTCATCACTGCAGCGACTTACGATTCCCATCCTGAATTCATCAGCCTATTTGTCAAAGCACTTGGAGGCTCTGTGGCAGGCTCAGACAAGAAAATACTGTTCCTCTGTGGG GACTACATGGAGGATTATGAGGTTATGGTCCCATTCCAGTCTCTTCAAGCTCTTGGCTGCCACGTCAATGCTGTTTGCCCTGACAAGGGTGCTGGGGAGAAGTGCCCGACAGCCATTCATGACTTTGAAGGTGATCAAACTTACAGTGAGAAGCCTGGTCATGATTTTACTTTGACAGCATCATTTGAAAGTGTGGATGCTTCAAGCTACGATGCACTTGTGATTCCTGGGGGACGGGCTCCTGAGTATCTGGCTCTGAATGATAAGGTCATTAGCTTGGTCAAGGACTTCTCAGATAAAGGAAAGCCAATTGCATCAATCTGCCACGGCCAGCAGATTTTATCCGCTGCTGGAGTCCTTAAG GGGAAGAAATGCACCGCGTACCCGGCTGTGAAGCTCAACGTGGTGCTTGGGGGCGGAACCTGGCTGGAGCCTGACCCGATCCACCGCTGCTTCACCGACGGCAACCTTGTGACAGGCGCAGCTTGGCCCGGGCACCCGGAGTTCGTCTCCCAGCTCATGGCTTTGCTGGGCATCAAGGTCTCCTTCTGA